One Plectropomus leopardus isolate mb chromosome 1, YSFRI_Pleo_2.0, whole genome shotgun sequence DNA segment encodes these proteins:
- the dtwd1 gene encoding tRNA-uridine aminocarboxypropyltransferase 1 isoform X1, with amino-acid sequence MLDYFCLPIFASFVLSFLFSFECRACILQHWSINLLRASMSSLAQDQRLHPSCRDKTTVSSDSSDTCELAKQPFQGLKLASHAVLEKVKERGRLKCSKCGGSRMFFCYTCCSLLGVSQQEIPLIKLPVKIDIIKHPKETDGKSTAIHAKILAPSDVTIYTYPCIPDYEKDKVVLVFPGPGSVSVHDMIQCLHDMTDSGSHDSSDEPCVKRLKSEEDQGATHMAESPESGTPDEAKGSESRVFPLQRVVFIDSTWNQTNKISTDERLQDLLRVELKTRKTCFWRSQKGKPDTYLSTIEAIYYFLKDFHELCLTQEYNGEYDNLLFFYSYLHSVINKAKTDARKC; translated from the exons ATGCTGGATTATTTCTGTCTGCCAATATTTGCATCATTTGTTTTGTCGTTCTTGTTCAGCTTTGAATGTAGGGCTTGCATACTTCAGCACTGGTCTATCAACCTTTTAAGAGCAAGCATGAGCAGCCTGGCTCAAGACCAGCGTCTCCATCCTAGTTGCCGTGACAAAACAACAGTCTCCAGTGATTCATCAGACACTTGTGAGCTTGCCAAGCAGCCTTTCCAAGGTCTAAAATTGGCATCACATGCGGTGCTGGAGAAGGTAAAGGAGAGGGGCAGGTTGAAATGCTCTAAATGTGGAGGATCAAGGATGTTCTTCTGCTACACATGCTGCTCATTACTGGGTGTCAGCCAGCAAGAAATCCCTTTAATCAAG CTCCCTGTGAAGATAGACATCATCAAGCATCCCAAAGAGACAGACGGCAAGAGCACCGCAATCCATGCAAAGATCCTCGCACCCAGCGACGTCACGATATACACCTACCCCTGCATACCTGACTATGAAAAGGACAAG GTGGTGTTGGTGTTTCCTGGTCCAGGGTCAGTCTCAGTTCATGACATGATACAATGCTTGCATGACATGACAGACAGCGGGTCACATGACTCCTCTGATGAACCCTGCGTAAAGAGGCTGAAAAGTGAGGAAGATCAAGGCGCCACACACATGGCAGAGAGCCCGGAGTCAGGGACCCCAGACGAAGCAAAGGGCTCGGAGTCAAGGGTGTTTCCCCTTCAGAGGGTGGTCTTCATTGACAGCACATGGAACCAGACCAACAAGATCAGCACAGACGAGCGACTGCAAG ATTTGCTCCGGGTAGAGCTGAAGACTAGGAAAACGTGTTTCTGGCGCAGTCAGAAGGGCAAACCAGACACCTACCTCTCTACAATAGAGGCTATTTATTATTTCCTTAAGGACTTCCATGAGCTCTGCCTCACTCAGGAGTACAACGGAGAATATGATAACCTGCTCTTCTTCTACTCTTACCTGCACTCAGTCATCAACAAAGCTAAGACAGATGCTAGAAAATGCTGA
- the dtwd1 gene encoding tRNA-uridine aminocarboxypropyltransferase 1 isoform X2, whose protein sequence is MVTARVAVHQMLVCVRFECRACILQHWSINLLRASMSSLAQDQRLHPSCRDKTTVSSDSSDTCELAKQPFQGLKLASHAVLEKVKERGRLKCSKCGGSRMFFCYTCCSLLGVSQQEIPLIKLPVKIDIIKHPKETDGKSTAIHAKILAPSDVTIYTYPCIPDYEKDKVVLVFPGPGSVSVHDMIQCLHDMTDSGSHDSSDEPCVKRLKSEEDQGATHMAESPESGTPDEAKGSESRVFPLQRVVFIDSTWNQTNKISTDERLQDLLRVELKTRKTCFWRSQKGKPDTYLSTIEAIYYFLKDFHELCLTQEYNGEYDNLLFFYSYLHSVINKAKTDARKC, encoded by the exons ATGGTAACTGCACGGGTTGCTGTTCATCAAATGCTGGTTTGTGTACG CTTTGAATGTAGGGCTTGCATACTTCAGCACTGGTCTATCAACCTTTTAAGAGCAAGCATGAGCAGCCTGGCTCAAGACCAGCGTCTCCATCCTAGTTGCCGTGACAAAACAACAGTCTCCAGTGATTCATCAGACACTTGTGAGCTTGCCAAGCAGCCTTTCCAAGGTCTAAAATTGGCATCACATGCGGTGCTGGAGAAGGTAAAGGAGAGGGGCAGGTTGAAATGCTCTAAATGTGGAGGATCAAGGATGTTCTTCTGCTACACATGCTGCTCATTACTGGGTGTCAGCCAGCAAGAAATCCCTTTAATCAAG CTCCCTGTGAAGATAGACATCATCAAGCATCCCAAAGAGACAGACGGCAAGAGCACCGCAATCCATGCAAAGATCCTCGCACCCAGCGACGTCACGATATACACCTACCCCTGCATACCTGACTATGAAAAGGACAAG GTGGTGTTGGTGTTTCCTGGTCCAGGGTCAGTCTCAGTTCATGACATGATACAATGCTTGCATGACATGACAGACAGCGGGTCACATGACTCCTCTGATGAACCCTGCGTAAAGAGGCTGAAAAGTGAGGAAGATCAAGGCGCCACACACATGGCAGAGAGCCCGGAGTCAGGGACCCCAGACGAAGCAAAGGGCTCGGAGTCAAGGGTGTTTCCCCTTCAGAGGGTGGTCTTCATTGACAGCACATGGAACCAGACCAACAAGATCAGCACAGACGAGCGACTGCAAG ATTTGCTCCGGGTAGAGCTGAAGACTAGGAAAACGTGTTTCTGGCGCAGTCAGAAGGGCAAACCAGACACCTACCTCTCTACAATAGAGGCTATTTATTATTTCCTTAAGGACTTCCATGAGCTCTGCCTCACTCAGGAGTACAACGGAGAATATGATAACCTGCTCTTCTTCTACTCTTACCTGCACTCAGTCATCAACAAAGCTAAGACAGATGCTAGAAAATGCTGA
- the fgf7 gene encoding fibroblast growth factor 7 has product MRKWMLTWNLQNLFSGLYLHAIFLFGSVCVVYSDCTPEQLAAIMNCSKHERHTRNYDYMEGGDVRIRQLYSRTQWFLTIDDFGNINGTQDVTNCYSILEIRTVSEGGILAIKGVKSQYYISMNKAGQLQGKRIYNENCNFKEVFLENYFNAYSSVKWTKNGKEMFIALSQKGRPMRGKKTRREHVASHFIPIKCREEERRVDS; this is encoded by the exons ATGCGCAAATGGATGCTGACATGGAACCTTCAAAATCTGTTCTCCGGACTCTACCTGCACGCAATTTTCCTGTTCGGCAGCGTGTGTGTGGTCTACAGTGACTGCACTCCAGAGCAACTTGCCGCCATCATGAACTGCTCCAAACACGAGCGCCACACTAGGAACTACGACTACATGGAGGGAGGGGACGTGCGCATCCGACAACTGTACAGCCGCACGCAGTGGTTCCTGACAATTGATGACTTTGGCAATATCAACGGGACTCAAGATGTCACCAACTGTTACA GTATCCTGGAGATCAGGACAGTGTCTGAGGGAGGCATACTGGCTATCAAAGGAGTGAAGAGTCAGTATTATATCTCTATGAACAAGGCTGGACAGCTGCAAGGCAAG AGGATCTACAATGAAAACTGCAACTTCAAGGAGGTTTTCCTAGAAAACTATTTCAATGCTTACTCCTCTGTAAAGTGGActaaaaatggcaaagaaaTGTTCATAGCTCTGTCTCAGAAGGGACGGCCAATGCGAGGGAAGAAGACCAGAAGGGAGCATGTAGCATCTCACTTCATCCCTATAAagtgcagggaggaggagaggagggtggACTCATAA